The Coffea arabica cultivar ET-39 chromosome 9e, Coffea Arabica ET-39 HiFi, whole genome shotgun sequence genome has a window encoding:
- the LOC113709257 gene encoding nuclear transcription factor Y subunit B-1-like yields MAEAPPVSPGGGGVESGGEQSPQSNVREQDRFLPIANIGRIMKKALPANGKIAKDAKDTVQECVSEFISFITSEASDKCQKEKRKTINGDDLLWAMATLGFEDYIEPLKAYLARYREVCNSFYFSSCDCFVWFLVYLFKFLEQRKTYGS; encoded by the exons ATGGCTGAAGCTCCTCCTGTGAGTCCTGGTGGTGGCGGCGTTGAGAGCGGGGGCGAGCAGAGCCCTCAGTCGAACGTTCGGGAGCAGGACCGTTTTCTCCCGATTGCCAACATTGGACGCATAATGAAGAAGGCCTTGCCTGCTAACGGCAAGATTGCAAAGGATGCTAAGGATACTGTTCAGGAATGCGTGTCCGAATTCATCAGCTTCATCACAAGCGa AGCAAGTGACAAGTGtcagaaagagaaaaggaaaaccatAAATGGTGATGATCTGCTTTGGGCAATGGCAACTTTAGGGTTTGAGGATTACATAGAACCACTGAAAGCATATCTGGCTCGATACAGGGAGGTATgcaattccttttatttttctagtTGTGATTGCTTTGTCTGGTTTCTTGTTTATCTCTTTAAGTTTTTGGAGCAACGAAAGACTTATGGCTCTTGA